AAAAATTCAAAAATATATCTCTGAGAATGGTTTGAATGATGTCATGGAAGTTCCTGAAAAGTATATCTATTATCATTCACAAGAAGATAAGCTATATGTGATCAGCAAAAAAATTGAATTATCAAACGAAATTGCAAGTATTAACTCACCCCATCGGGAAGAAATTTTAAAAAAAAGCGAACGGATGGGCCAAGTACAAGCTTTAAGAGAAGGGAAGCCAAAACGAGACTTTACTCCAATTCAAGCTAGGGCTTTAGCAGAGCTTGCTTCACTGGGTTATACAGATCTTAATTACAATAATCTCTTTTTCACAAAAGATGGCAAGGTTGCTATTCTTGATACAGAACCTTTTACTAGAGCATGTAAGAAGTCCTTATGTGATGGTTTAATGGGCTATTTCATTGATAAAACTGCACTAATTGCCCAACAAGCTATTGAAGGCACTGCTAGACTTAAATTGTTTTGTAAGAATTCTAAAGCTTTAGAAGCGGTTGTTATGGTTGAAAGAAACAATGCGCTTTGGAGTATGGCAAAATTAACAGCCAAAATTATCCTCATAAGTCTATTTGTTTTTTATGCTCTTCCTGCTTTTAGTGGGACTTCCTTGGCTATGAATTCAATTTTGACTGCAGCAAAGATATTACTCTTTATTAAAACACTTGTCTTATTCAATAATCTTTTTAGTATTGGCCTCGCTTGGAATTTTAGTATAAAGGGAGATATGTACCGACTAAACAAATTGGATGATACAGCGCTTCTCATTAGTGAGATTTACAGAGAAATTGTAAGTTGCATTTGATGTGTGGTCAATAAATAAATAAATAAAGAAAGAAGACTCTATTCTGACGTATTATTATACTCGATCTTTACATCCTGATAGAATACACTTTAATCCGACATTTTCTCAAAATCATGGAGCAGAAGATAAAGCATGAGCTCTATAAAACCCCAATATTTACCACCGGCTTTTATAGAGTATCCTCGTATTGTCCAAGAGCATCCCTTAGATACGTATGCTCGCTCGATGATAGAAAGAGAAGAGTTTTTAGAAGTTGCAAAAATGATTGCACAATCAGTGGCGACTCAGTTCCAACAAAATAGCTTTTCGGAAATTTTTGCAAAGATATCCCAACAACGCGCATCTAATCAACAAGCTGCAAGACAGGAACTCACGTGGGAGCAGCAAGATGCTTTTTTCTTCCATAAGACATATTCTTCAGAAGTCTCAGCACAGGCAACTTGCTACCCCTCGTATATCACATCAAATGCAATTTTAGTTGTAGGCTCTCTCCTTGGCACTGGAGTGACCCGTGAAGTTCGCATGGGGGCTGAAATTCGTGCAGATGGAATACGAGCTTGTGCAATGAATTTTCTTAGAACTGATAACGCTCTTTATAGCCATGACATAACTCAAAAAAATTATGAGCATCTTCGAACTTTTCAAATGCAAGAGAGACTCCGTGAAATAGAACCCAGCCTGCCACAGATAACAAAAACTCTCTATCGGTTTCATGATTCTGACTCAAATTCAAAGCACAATACAGTGTGTATCCTTACAGAACTTTTTCAGGGCAGCCTTGAAGATCGAGCAAAACATCTTTCTCCTTCTACCGGATTCGATAAAATCCTAAGATTTCGCAGCTTTCAACAAATCAGTAAACAGCTGATGAAGCTGCATCAAGAAGGAATCGTGCATCGTGATTTACACGATAAGAACGTTCTTGTCAGATTAGAAAAAGGAAACGAAGACGGTTATTTTGATGTCCATATACAAGCAACACTTTGTGATTTTGAAACAGTAGGACCAATTTTTCCTCAAATACCCAGCGAACAAACGCCCTTACACGCATCTCTTACTGAAATTGGATATCTTAACAAAGCGCCTCGCTCCGATGGTCCTTGTCATCCGCCAGAACTGCGGAAGCTGGGCAGCGATTGGATCTACGACTATACTCGAGCCGCAGACATCTATGCCCTTGGCTTAATGGCATTAACGCAATTTGGCGGCCGGCAATTTCTTATGAGCAAAGCACCTCCTGAGCGTATTCTTCACGCACTTTCGGCGTATGGAGAACTTGCAGAGTTAGTTTTACGAGCCCTATCACCACAAACAGAGATACATCCTACACTTGCTGAAATTGAATATGTGCTCACAGAATCTTTAACAACTGCACATCCAGATGAATGTAATCGGCTATTAGAGAAGCTCAAAACCATGTCAGTGCCTGAATTTGCCGAGTGGATACTTAAAGAAAAAAAACTTGATCAATATCGATATTGGAATCCAGAATGCCTTACTACTGAATATATCCACAAAGCACTCGATTTTGTGCCTGGATTTGCATTGATTGTGCAGAAAGCGCTTGCTGAGGATCCTGAATCGCGGCCTTCTGCTAAAGATTTTGTAGATTTTTTTGAGAACGCAGAAGGATCTTTTCAAGAGATACTGAAACAATATTTAGAATAGGGAATTTGACTTATATATTTACCCAACATGCGTGTCACCAGCCCATTTTTCCCGTTTTCCCACGTGACCCCAAATTCAACTCGAAAATGAATCTGGACACGCTGCAAATTGTCAAAAACGTTTCTGCATACCATAGTATAATTGCATTTTAAGATTGAGATCTATATGCACTTCAACTTAATCCAAAATAGCTTGGTGTAAACTTGTGTATTCAAAAATATTCCTATTCCTACTTCTATTAAGCTTTTCAGCGAACAGATTGCAAGCAGCTGAGCGCTTGAAAGTCGATGTGCAAGTTTTTGAGCAATCTATAGCCATTATGGAGGGAGGAAATTTTTCCATTGATATTCGATGCAATCCGATCCCCCTTAAATCTCAAGCCATGCAAGATTATCTTACGAATGAAATTCCTGAAATTTCCCCTTGTCAAGGAGCCTATTTCGGCAATCAGAATCAATCCATTTCAGATAGGGATGCAGCAATGATAGAAATTAGCGGATTGAAAGTCTATGGCGTTGACACTCAGCAAGACACTATCATCGCAGGAGTTGAACCTATTGGGATCGGAATGGATGCTACTCTTAAAAAACTGCAAGAAATCTTATTACTGTCTTCTTCTCAGCGCCCAATTTTTATTGGATTTGATGTTGACGACACTCTTTTAGGTTTGAGAGAGGATCACACCAAAGAAGAATTCTTAAAGGAACGCCAAGACCTTGCCGAAGCTGTCGCACAACTTGCTCTTGAAGGTGTAAAAATCGTTATTTTCAGCGATGGAGATTCTCAAGTTACGTTGAAGAGGATTGGTTATCCCTTAATGCAAATTTTACAGAAAAAGAAATTGCAAGAACCTATGACGCTGACCTTTTATGTGAATGGAATGATTACGAAGTTGAAATTAACGAACTATCCCGATGCAGCACCAACAGTTGCTTTTGATGCAGACTATAATGCGGAATGCCGTTTGAAGGCTAATTGTGTGGCATTATTGTCGAATCTCATTGGAGGAGTTGCTGAAAACATAGACGGTTTGATGTTAGGTTCAGGAATTTTGGCTGACTACTACTTTGGCCATCTTACACAATTGAATGCAGATGGTCTTCATGTACGCAATCAAGATTTTTTTCCCGAATTTCTAACAATGCTAAGCCCTAAATGCAATGTTCTCCCACCTACCTTTAATTTAAGAGATTTCAATTCAAACACAGGAGATGTTTCCATGATGTCGATCACTGGCCTTCCTTCAGCGTATCGGCCTACACTCATCCATGCCATTGCTGCGCAACTAATGAATATGCCGCCCACATTCTGAGCTGACTCTCCTTAAGGTTAAGTAATACTGCTCCAAGATACATGCCGCACTTCAATTCCTGCGTTTTTGTAGTGTTGAAGTTTACTCTGAGAGGCAGCTTCTTTAGCGGCATCAGTTTTGTCAAGAAGTTCTAACACATCCCCGCTTTCATTCTCTAATGGCGCTGAAAGTAGGTTGAATGTGGTTTCTGCTTTGGGCCATTTTGGATCATTTTTTGTGAAGATCGCTATCTTCTCTATAGATGGAACCTTTTTAAGTGTATGTGGTAAAAAGGATTCGGCTGGAAAAGACCATAATAATTGATCCACAAATTTTGCAACATTATCATCTTCGACAATAAACTGAAGATTTTTCCCTTTTAAAGCATATTCACGAGCTATCGCACTGATGCACTCTTTTTTATGGGCTGTCGTAGTTACTGTAAAAAAGGTTACATTCATGTATGCCTACTTATGTTCATCTAATTTTACATCTTTTAAGACAGGCGCTACCCCTTCTTGAGGGTCTAATGGAACGGGTTTCTGCTGTTCACAGCGGTTGAATATAGGCAAGATGGATCCGCAAGAAATGATAAATTTCATGGCGTCTTCGACCTTCATATCTAGAAAAACTACATCTTTAGTTTTATAGATAGAGACAAATCCGGATGTCGGGTTAGGGGTTGTAGGGATGAAGACTGCGAGATATTCATTTTCATTTTCGGACAAACCTTGAATATCAGTTGTTGCGACCAAACCGATGGTCATTGCATCTTTATGCGGAAAAGGTGCTAGCACAACTTGTTTGAAAGAACGGCCGCCGGATGAAAAGATTGTATTAACAACTTCCTGCGAAGTTTTGTAAATGCTGTTGATAAATGGAATGCGTAAAATAATCGCATGCCAAAGCCGGATGAAGTAATTGAAAAAGAACCAACGCGCAATGAACCCAAGTGCAATGGTAAAGAAGAAAAGGCAAAATAAGATGATGACTTTGCTCAAAAGCAATTGTACCTGTTGTGCCGTTAAGAAAAACCACCCCCCTGCAAAAAGCTGGTACCTATCAAAAATGGATTGAAGGACACCCATGAAAGGATTAGTCAATAAGCTAACGATAAAATGGACCACAACTACCGTGAGCGCTAAAGGAAGCAAGATCACTAGCCCTGTCACAAAATATGTTTTGAAATTATTCTTTTTCACTTTTTTGATACCCATTTCGAGTTCTTAATATAAAACCGCCAGAGGAGGTGCGCGTCATCACCGGCATAATCTATACCAATACGTTTGGAGCTTACTATATCATGTGTGCCTTTAGTACGCGATTCAATCCAAATCGTAGGCGGCTGCAAATTGATTCCTGTATGCGCGAGTGTTATTCCTAGCGCCTGAGCTAGTTTTCCTGGTCCGGAAGTCAACGCGCGGTTGGTCGGCTCCATATGACGACGTTCAGCCATAACTTCAACCCCTTCACAGGGTTCTAATGCTCTTATAAGTACTGCGTGGGGAATATCTTGAATATTAGTCACAACATTGAAAAGCGCATGCAAACCGTAGCAGGAATAGACATAGCATACACCGCCTTCCGCATACATGATAGAGTTTCGTTTTGTTTTGCGGCCATTGTACGCATGCGAAGCGCGGTCTTCTGGGGCTCTGTAAGCTTCTGTCTCTACGATCATTCCACTGGTGAGTTTTCCGCCGATATGGGTACAAAGGTACTTCCCTAACAGCTGCTGACTAATGGTAATAACATCGTCCTGAATATAGAAAGACTTATCTAAAACCCTTCTTATGTCCTTTTTTCCCACGCCGTCTTTCATCTTTTCTATTATTATGGCTCTTCTTAGGAAAATTACTCTCTTTCATTAACTGGCGGACTCTTTCCTGATGTGTAATTTCACGATCACGGATAATATCCCAACGCGTTTCCAACATCACATAGTTGACTTCGAGAAGCAGTACTGAAAGCTTATCACCCACGCGATAGATCTCACCATTACGTTGACCGCGCAGTTGCATTTTATGTTCATCATAAATGTAGTAATCTTGGCCAATATTACTGATATGTAAAAAGCCTTCAACCATTACATCCATAGCTTCAAAATAGATGCCAAAGTTTTTTATCTTAGTGATGACGGCATCGTATTCTTTGAAAGGATCCTCTTTCTTGATCGAGTCTAACCACCGCAGCTTTTTAAGCAGGACAACGCTTTGTTCTGCACGTGAGCTTTTGCGCTCTTGTTCGGAACACTGTGTTGTGATCTTGGATAGTTCTTCTGAAGTGTAGCCTGCTTGAAAAATAGACCGGTGTATGACCAAGTCAATATAACGTCTAATAGGGCTGGTAAAATGGCAGTAATGCTGCAAACTTAGTCCATAGTGGCCAATATTTTCTTCTGAATACACAGCAAGGCGCATTTTACGGATATAGGCATTAGCTAGATATTCGCTAATGGGATTGTCGGAAATACTATCGAACATCTTCTGAAAGTCAGAGGGCTCCGGCTCATTAGCGATTTTCAAACCAAAGGCATGGCAAATTTGGACGAATTCGCGAATATTCTCGGCTGCAGGCTGATCGTGGACACGGTATGCGACTTCCTTACCTTGCTTGTGCAAGTGGATCGCAACGATCTCGTTCGCCTTAAGCATAAACTCTTCAACTAACTGGTGCGTGACATCGTACTCTATGCGCTTTGTACCTGTAGGCATTCCATTTTCATCGACGACAACCATTAGCTCTGAAAGAGAAAACTCGATACTTCCTCTAACATAGCGTTGTTTCTTTAAGAGCTTGCACAACTCCACCATCAGATGCAGCGTAGGAGCGTGTTTACTTCTTTTCTTGCCGTCTAGAACTTCTTTGGCCTCTTCATAAGAAAAGCGTTTGGCACTGCGGATAACGGATTTGACAATTTCATACTTAACAACATTCCCGACTTTATCCAATTCTATCACAACAGTGACAGTCAAACGATTAACATTAGCGCGTAGGCTGCATAGGTTATCGGAAAGAACTGAAGGCAGCATCGGAACACATCTGCCGGGAAAATACGTCGAATTACAACGTTGGTTCGCTTCTAAATCTAATGCTGTCCCGGGTTCGACGTAATGCGAAACGTCGGCAATGTGCACCATCAGCTGATAATGCCCTTTTTTATTCTTAGATAGGGATAGGGCATCGTCGAAGTCTTTAGCAGTAGTGGGGTCGATTGTAAAGGTTTCTACTTCTCTGAAATCTGCTCTACCGGCAATATCTGAGGCAGACACTTGCTTGCCGAATTTCTGCGCTTCCTCAATGGCCTGTATAGGAAAATGATCGCGGATCTCAAACTCTTCAATAGCTGCAGGGATATCGCACGAAGGATCTGTGATATGGCCCATTTTTTCTTTCAGCGTGCAAATGGTAGGGGTCTCTTTCTCTCCCCATTTTTTTACAGCCAGAATAACCCTGTCTCCAACCGTTAAGGAATTTCCCTCTTCATCTTCGACATAAACAGGACGGGTAGGCCCTAAAAGCGGAGCAAAGACCCAAGCTTTATGTTCGTGATCTATACGATTGACAATACCCGCTAAATGGGATCTTCCTCTCTGCAAGATAGTAACGATACGCCCTTCAGGACCTTTTTCAGATATAGCCAGGCGGTTTATCAAAACTTCAACCGTATCACCGTGCACAGCATCTAACGTCAAATGCTTAGGAATGAAAATATCTTGCTCCATTCCGAAGTGCTTTTCGGGCTGTAAAAAGGCGAATCCACGCGGATGCACGGATAGAACACCGCTGACAACATCGTCGCGCACTTTTTTGCAATGGTAACGCTGTTTCTCTACAAGTGCTACGCCTTCAGCAACAAGGCTTTTTAATATTTCGCGGAAAAGATCAAAATGTTGCTTTGGAATTGCTAATTTCTCTCTTAGCTCTTTAAAGGTAGAAGGTTGGAAATTTTTTCCTGAGATATACTGTCGAGTGCTTCTAAGTAGATTTTCAAAGAGCTTGTCCTGCTTAGGTGTCGCTTTGACTTCCGGAGCGGACACAGGAACGGGTTTTTTCTCTTTTTTAGCCTTTGCAGGCGCTTTATCTTTAAGCTCTGGCTTCTTTGCCGGCTTCTTTTTGGGGCTTGTCTGTGTCTTTTTTATCGAATCTGCCATCGTTTTATCTGAAACATGTGATTAAAATAGGATCATAGCATACCATATTACATAAAACATACATGAGATTATCAAAGTTATGGCATACGAACATCAACGCATCGAGAAAAAATGGCAATCCTTCTGGGAGAAACACAAGACGTTTAAGGCTGACAACTCCTCTACTAAGCCTAAATACTACGTCCTAGATATGTTCCCCTATCCTTCCGGCGCAGGACTTCACGTAGGACATGTCGAAGGCTACACAGCATCTGATATTATTTCCCGCTATAAAAGACAGAAAGGATTTGAAGTTTTACACCCCATGGGCTGGGATAGCTTCGGTCTTCCCGCAGAGCAATATGCCATCCGTACCGGAACCCACCCCGCTGTTACCACTAAGAAAAATATCGATACATACCGTCGCCAATTGCATTCTCTTGGATTTAGCTATGATTGGGAACGCGAATTCGCCACTAGCGATGCAAAATATTACAAATGGACACAGTGGATCTTTACTATTCTCTATAACAAAGGTCTAGCATACGAAGCAGAAATGTATGTTAACTACTGCCCCGTCTTAGGAACTGTTCTTTCCAATGAAGAAGTTGATAACGGGCGCGCCATCGAAGGTGGACACTTAGTCGAACGCCGTCCTTTGAAACAGTGGATCCTTAAAATTACGGAATACGCTGATCAATTATTGGAAGATCTTGCCGACTTAGATTGGCCCGATTACCTTAAAAGACTACAGATCAACTGGATAGGGAAAAGTGAAGGGGCCCATGTCCAATTCCGGATCAAAGACCACTCCGGCATCATTAAAGTCTTTACCACACGCCCCGATACTCTTTTCGGTGCAACTTATATGGTCCTAGCTCCGGAGCACCCCTTAATAGAAGAAATCACAACAGCTACACAAAAAGCGGAAGTGAATGCCTATAAACAAAAAGCCGCTAACGAAACTGATCTAGACCGTACCGCCCTCAACAAGGATAAAAGCGGTGTCTTCACCGGCGCCTACGCCCTACACCCCATAACTCAAGAACCTGTTCCTATCTGGATTTCCGACTACGTCCTCATGACCTACGGCACAGGTGCCATTATGGCCGTCCCTGCGCACGATGAAAGAGACTTTGAATTCGCACAAGCATTCCATCTTCCTATCCGCTGTGTATACGATGTCGATAGCAAAGACCTTGCTGACAACCCTAATCCGGAAGAACTTAAGAAAAAAATCCTTGCAGGAGAAGCCTGCTGGCCCGGTTCAGGTAAATCTATCAACAGCCAATTCAGCGGACTAGACCTTAATGGACTTTCTGTCGAAGAAGCTAAAAAGAAAATCATCGACTGGTTAGAAGCAAACAGTAGCGGCAAACGCGCCACAAGCTACAAACTACGCGACTGGCTCTTTGCACGCCAACGCTACTGGGGCGAACCATTTCCTATCCTCCATTTTGCTGACGGCACCAAACGCGTCCTCGACTTAGATGAGCTTCCCCTATGCCCTCCGGAGCTATCAAATTACGCACCCTCCCCAGAAGGTTTAAGCCCGCTAGGCCGTGCCAAAGAGTGGGTGGATATCACAGACCAGAAAACAGGCAAGCAGGCCAAAAGAGACCTCAACACTATGCCGCAATGGGCAGGATCGTGCTGGTACTACTTACGTTTCTGCGATCCTACAAATGACGAAGAAGCCTGGAGCCCTGCATCGGTAAAAAAATGGCTTCCTGTCGACCTTTACATCGGCGGAGTAGAACATGCCGTACTGCACCTACTCTATTCACGCTTCTGGCATAAAGTTCTCTATGACTGCGGACTAGTCCCTACAAAAGAACCTTTCAAATGCCTGCGTAATCCAGGAATGGTTACTGCACGCTCCTTCCAGCTAAGCACAGGCGCCTATGTAGAGCCAGTCGATACTCGCGAAGAAAACGGCGAATTCTTCCACGTCAAAACAGGCGAGAAATTGCGTTCGCAAATCGATAAGATGTCTAAATCTAAACTCAATGGCGTGACACCTGACGAAATTATCGAAGAATTCGGCGCAGATTCTCTACGCCTATACGAAATGTTCATGGGACCGCTAGAGAAAGAAAAAATTTGGAACACCGATGCTGTCAACGGCTGCTACCGCTTCCTCAATAGATTCTATGATATGGCAACTTCATCCAAAATAACCGATCAAGAAGATCCTGAAGCAATGCGTATCGTCCATAAGGCTGTCCACGGAATTGAAAAAGATATTCAAGATCTGCAATTCAATACCGCCATAGCCAAGATGATGGAATTCATCAACGAGTTCACTCGCCTGTCTGCATACCCGAAAAAAGGGATCTCTATGATGGTGCAAGTCCTCATGCCTTTCGCACCACATATGGCAGAGGAACTTTGGGAATCCCTAGGAAATAAAACTACCGTTTCCCTGGAAGCTTTCCCTGAAGTTGATCCTTCTCTCTTACATGAATCAAGCGCTACCTACGTTGTCCAAGTTAACGGTAAAGTACGCGCACGCTTTGACATGCCTATTGACCTTTCACAAGAAGAAGTCATGAAGCTTGCCCTCGATAACTCCTCTGTGCAAAAGTTCATCGACGGTAAAGACATTCAAAAGGTAGTGTTCGTCCCCAACCGCCTGCTAAACTTAGTGGTCTAATGCACTACGTCACAGCACCTTGGATAGATTTAAGAAGTAAGCCGGAACCTCACAGTTCCGGCTCTCTACGCGTCAAAGACCCCCTGCAAGAAACGCAGCTTCTCAAAGGCGAAAAAATCAATATCCTTCAAAACTGCGGACAATGGCTTTTTATCGAAGCCCTAGATCAGCCTGTCTATGAAAAAGACTCCTTAATCCCTTATAAAGGATGGATACTCAACGAAAACATTGCTGCAGAACCTCCGCTATTCGCACAAAAACCTATCATCCCTTACGACCAATTCATAAACCTAGCCCTCACCTTCACAAACGTCCCCTATCTATGGGGCGGCCTCACCTTCTGCTTTCCCGAAGATGACAACAGCCGCGGTATCGACTGCTCCGGCCTCATCCACTACCTCTACCGCCGCTGCGGCAAGGTTATCCCTCGCAACTCTGCGGACCAATATAAGTTCTCGCAGCATATCCAACTCAAAGACCTACAACCTAGAGACTTACTCTTCCTATCGCTTAATAAAATCTATCACGTTATGATCTACCTAGGCGGGGAAATTTGGTTCGAAGCCACCAGCGACTCCATGAATGTCCGACAAGCCACCACTACACAAAAGCTTGGAATACCTCTATCAGAAATGATCGAAGGTCTCCCACCCAAAGATAATATTCAAGCTTTCGCCGGAAAAATTAATTTATAAAAGGTATACCTCTCATGACAACTGCTCCAGGCTCCCACGAAGATAAAGTCAACATCCAAGGCGTCGAAATAGCCCTAGCCTTCCCCGACGAATTCCACTACCAATGGATCGGACAACACGATGTAATGGAACAGCTTCTCGCCTCCTGGCTTATCATCGATGAACACGACATTCCCCTCAACCCTCGCCTCATCGGTAAACCGGGCGTCGGCAAAACAACTCTCGCCTACGCCGCAGCAAAAAAACTCAATATGGATGTATACATCTACCAGTGCACTATGGACACCCGCCCCGAAGACCTTCTCATCACCCCCGTCATTGACAAAGGCGGCGGCATCCGCTACGTCGCCTCATCCCTCGTCACTGCCATGATACGCGGCGGCGTCTGCATCCTTGACGAAGCCAACCGCATGAGCGAAAAATCCTGGGCCTCCCTAGCCCCTCTCCTAGACACCCGCCGCTACGTCGAATCCATCGTCGCCGGACTAAAAATTCCCGCCCACCGTGACTTCAG
The Parachlamydiales bacterium genome window above contains:
- a CDS encoding lipopolysaccharide kinase InaA family protein, which translates into the protein MSSIKPQYLPPAFIEYPRIVQEHPLDTYARSMIEREEFLEVAKMIAQSVATQFQQNSFSEIFAKISQQRASNQQAARQELTWEQQDAFFFHKTYSSEVSAQATCYPSYITSNAILVVGSLLGTGVTREVRMGAEIRADGIRACAMNFLRTDNALYSHDITQKNYEHLRTFQMQERLREIEPSLPQITKTLYRFHDSDSNSKHNTVCILTELFQGSLEDRAKHLSPSTGFDKILRFRSFQQISKQLMKLHQEGIVHRDLHDKNVLVRLEKGNEDGYFDVHIQATLCDFETVGPIFPQIPSEQTPLHASLTEIGYLNKAPRSDGPCHPPELRKLGSDWIYDYTRAADIYALGLMALTQFGGRQFLMSKAPPERILHALSAYGELAELVLRALSPQTEIHPTLAEIEYVLTESLTTAHPDECNRLLEKLKTMSVPEFAEWILKEKKLDQYRYWNPECLTTEYIHKALDFVPGFALIVQKALAEDPESRPSAKDFVDFFENAEGSFQEILKQYLE
- a CDS encoding DNA polymerase III subunit chi, whose amino-acid sequence is MNVTFFTVTTTAHKKECISAIAREYALKGKNLQFIVEDDNVAKFVDQLLWSFPAESFLPHTLKKVPSIEKIAIFTKNDPKWPKAETTFNLLSAPLENESGDVLELLDKTDAAKEAASQSKLQHYKNAGIEVRHVSWSSIT
- a CDS encoding DUF502 domain-containing protein, which produces MGIKKVKKNNFKTYFVTGLVILLPLALTVVVVHFIVSLLTNPFMGVLQSIFDRYQLFAGGWFFLTAQQVQLLLSKVIILFCLFFFTIALGFIARWFFFNYFIRLWHAIILRIPFINSIYKTSQEVVNTIFSSGGRSFKQVVLAPFPHKDAMTIGLVATTDIQGLSENENEYLAVFIPTTPNPTSGFVSIYKTKDVVFLDMKVEDAMKFIISCGSILPIFNRCEQQKPVPLDPQEGVAPVLKDVKLDEHK
- a CDS encoding DNA-3-methyladenine glycosylase — its product is MKDGVGKKDIRRVLDKSFYIQDDVITISQQLLGKYLCTHIGGKLTSGMIVETEAYRAPEDRASHAYNGRKTKRNSIMYAEGGVCYVYSCYGLHALFNVVTNIQDIPHAVLIRALEPCEGVEVMAERRHMEPTNRALTSGPGKLAQALGITLAHTGINLQPPTIWIESRTKGTHDIVSSKRIGIDYAGDDAHLLWRFYIKNSKWVSKK
- the rnr gene encoding ribonuclease R, producing the protein MADSIKKTQTSPKKKPAKKPELKDKAPAKAKKEKKPVPVSAPEVKATPKQDKLFENLLRSTRQYISGKNFQPSTFKELREKLAIPKQHFDLFREILKSLVAEGVALVEKQRYHCKKVRDDVVSGVLSVHPRGFAFLQPEKHFGMEQDIFIPKHLTLDAVHGDTVEVLINRLAISEKGPEGRIVTILQRGRSHLAGIVNRIDHEHKAWVFAPLLGPTRPVYVEDEEGNSLTVGDRVILAVKKWGEKETPTICTLKEKMGHITDPSCDIPAAIEEFEIRDHFPIQAIEEAQKFGKQVSASDIAGRADFREVETFTIDPTTAKDFDDALSLSKNKKGHYQLMVHIADVSHYVEPGTALDLEANQRCNSTYFPGRCVPMLPSVLSDNLCSLRANVNRLTVTVVIELDKVGNVVKYEIVKSVIRSAKRFSYEEAKEVLDGKKRSKHAPTLHLMVELCKLLKKQRYVRGSIEFSLSELMVVVDENGMPTGTKRIEYDVTHQLVEEFMLKANEIVAIHLHKQGKEVAYRVHDQPAAENIREFVQICHAFGLKIANEPEPSDFQKMFDSISDNPISEYLANAYIRKMRLAVYSEENIGHYGLSLQHYCHFTSPIRRYIDLVIHRSIFQAGYTSEELSKITTQCSEQERKSSRAEQSVVLLKKLRWLDSIKKEDPFKEYDAVITKIKNFGIYFEAMDVMVEGFLHISNIGQDYYIYDEHKMQLRGQRNGEIYRVGDKLSVLLLEVNYVMLETRWDIIRDREITHQERVRQLMKESNFPKKSHNNRKDERRRGKKGHKKGFR
- the leuS gene encoding leucine--tRNA ligase, with product MAYEHQRIEKKWQSFWEKHKTFKADNSSTKPKYYVLDMFPYPSGAGLHVGHVEGYTASDIISRYKRQKGFEVLHPMGWDSFGLPAEQYAIRTGTHPAVTTKKNIDTYRRQLHSLGFSYDWEREFATSDAKYYKWTQWIFTILYNKGLAYEAEMYVNYCPVLGTVLSNEEVDNGRAIEGGHLVERRPLKQWILKITEYADQLLEDLADLDWPDYLKRLQINWIGKSEGAHVQFRIKDHSGIIKVFTTRPDTLFGATYMVLAPEHPLIEEITTATQKAEVNAYKQKAANETDLDRTALNKDKSGVFTGAYALHPITQEPVPIWISDYVLMTYGTGAIMAVPAHDERDFEFAQAFHLPIRCVYDVDSKDLADNPNPEELKKKILAGEACWPGSGKSINSQFSGLDLNGLSVEEAKKKIIDWLEANSSGKRATSYKLRDWLFARQRYWGEPFPILHFADGTKRVLDLDELPLCPPELSNYAPSPEGLSPLGRAKEWVDITDQKTGKQAKRDLNTMPQWAGSCWYYLRFCDPTNDEEAWSPASVKKWLPVDLYIGGVEHAVLHLLYSRFWHKVLYDCGLVPTKEPFKCLRNPGMVTARSFQLSTGAYVEPVDTREENGEFFHVKTGEKLRSQIDKMSKSKLNGVTPDEIIEEFGADSLRLYEMFMGPLEKEKIWNTDAVNGCYRFLNRFYDMATSSKITDQEDPEAMRIVHKAVHGIEKDIQDLQFNTAIAKMMEFINEFTRLSAYPKKGISMMVQVLMPFAPHMAEELWESLGNKTTVSLEAFPEVDPSLLHESSATYVVQVNGKVRARFDMPIDLSQEEVMKLALDNSSVQKFIDGKDIQKVVFVPNRLLNLVV
- a CDS encoding C40 family peptidase encodes the protein MHYVTAPWIDLRSKPEPHSSGSLRVKDPLQETQLLKGEKINILQNCGQWLFIEALDQPVYEKDSLIPYKGWILNENIAAEPPLFAQKPIIPYDQFINLALTFTNVPYLWGGLTFCFPEDDNSRGIDCSGLIHYLYRRCGKVIPRNSADQYKFSQHIQLKDLQPRDLLFLSLNKIYHVMIYLGGEIWFEATSDSMNVRQATTTQKLGIPLSEMIEGLPPKDNIQAFAGKINL
- a CDS encoding MoxR family ATPase; the protein is MTTAPGSHEDKVNIQGVEIALAFPDEFHYQWIGQHDVMEQLLASWLIIDEHDIPLNPRLIGKPGVGKTTLAYAAAKKLNMDVYIYQCTMDTRPEDLLITPVIDKGGGIRYVASSLVTAMIRGGVCILDEANRMSEKSWASLAPLLDTRRYVESIVAGLKIPAHRDFRICVTMNDDASTYEIPEYIHSRLQPQIYLDFPEAEEERRILNENLPFVDAEILEYVISFLQKAHAQNENYTVRDGINIARYAAKRIKALSQRKFDKENLLRQAVIMTLGDSALTYL